A region from the Triticum urartu cultivar G1812 chromosome 1, Tu2.1, whole genome shotgun sequence genome encodes:
- the LOC125518852 gene encoding proteoglycan 4-like, producing the protein MATEVNQNCFAWPHEESSGQDTSQGTTQVFDHGSISFGRFDLESLAWEKWSVFTNDRRTEEFVKFNGLVAKKKAYFEEYFKRIRELKALEQQNQQTELNLEYSGDGSDSSQTGEDEPVAKHASPAGSGTHVDDSMGQIAAETTPEHRLGCYKDHNESIGNGISTLTRSSSVGGLQIIGEETRENASSDKQNAKCGQDDLLMPNEATMTPKRIIEKCSRISQASKIIPKTVKMTSSYNPDHTVVSKGPESAKPIVINQKTKPGNIQSLRNPKAATTNVIGTTGRTKRVPKEDPGAIALRRPSSAASQRPSTRERRPVTRDGSRNPAGIANSCRPSTAERRLATRDLAENQTNIASPCRPSTAERRAITKELAPKHANVATPRRPSTADRRPITKEPAPNNANIATPRRPSTPDRRLTTKEPAPKHANIASTQRPSTAERRPTRREVAPKLAGIASPCWPSSAERRPVARGIAEKNADVVTLRRPSTAERRPIKREAAPKHADAVPLRRPSTAERRPVARDNGLKHANVGNPCCPSTPEQCLSRGSAAKHADVAITPCRPSTGERRAVAKENTLKLDPKTPIRLRAMPGNSNGAMATAATPQKAITRNLVKTSKPEMKSYAKERLELQVGGKLKSSSVNLPPRKVLTSNVGANRVVENIRKPNKQGIQETVGSRVFASKNATPLQTGSAKTRVPNPPPPPPPRGASQSPSKPSPNKLSVGGRKPKASTPHWH; encoded by the exons ATGGCGACAGAGGTCAATCAAAACTGTTTTGCGTGGCCGCATGAGGAATCATCTGGACAGGATACCTCTCAG GGAACAACACAAGTGTTTGACCATGGTTCCATATCTTTTGGAAGATTCGATTTGGAATCACTAGCATGGGAAAAGTGGTCTGTTTTTACCAATGACAGGCGCACTGAGGAGTTTGTTAAATTCAATGGATTAGTTGCTAAGAAGAAGGCATACTTTGAAGAATACTTTAAGAGGATTAGGGAGCTAAAGGCTTTAGAACAACAAAACCAACAAACTGAACTGAATCTAGAGTACAGTGGCGATGGTAGTGATTCTAGTCAGACAGGAGAAGACGAACCAGTTGCAAAGCATGCATCTCCTGCTGGATCTGGAACTCATGTTGATGATTCCATGGGACAAATAGCAGCCGAGACCACACCTGAGCATCGACTGGGATGCTACAAGGATCACAATGAGAGCATAGGTAATGGAATTTCCACATTGACTCGTTCTTCATCAGTTGGAGGCTTACAGATAATTGGCGAAGAAACCAGAGAAAATGCAAGCAGTGATAAACAAAATGCTAAATGTGGTCAAGATGATCTGCTGATGCCCAATGAAGCTACGATGACCCCTAAGAGAATTATTGAGAAATGCTCCCGGATTAGTCAAGCTTCAAAAATTATTCCAAAGACGGTCAAGATGACTTCTAGTTATAATCCTGATCACACAGTTGTCAGTAAG GGTCCTGAATCAGCCAAGCCCATTGTGATAAATCAGAAAACCAAGCCTGGAAATATTCAATCATTGCGGAATCCAAAAGCAGCAACCACCAATGTGATTGGCACCACGGGAAGAACCAAACGTGTGCCCAAAGAAGATCCTGGTGCCATAGCTCTTAGAAGACCTTCCTCAGCAGCATCGCAACGGCCCTCCACCAGGGAACGACGGCCTGTCACCAGAGACGGTTCACGGAACCCTGCTGGAATTGCTAACTCATGTCGCCCCTCTACTGCTGAAAGACGCCTTGCCACTAGAGACCTGGCAGAAAATCAAACAAACATTGCTAGCCCATGTCGACCATCTACTGCTGAAAGGCGCGCTATAACCAAAGAGCTGGCACCAAAGCATGCCAACGTAGCTACCCCACGCCGGCCATCTACAGCTGATAGGCGCCCTATCACCAAAGAGCCGGCACCAAATAATGCTAACATTGCTACCCCACGCCGACCATCTACTCCTGATAGGCGCCTTACCACCAAAGAGCCAGCGCCTAAGCATGCCAACATTGCTAGCACACAACGACCTTCTACTGCCGAAAGGCGCCCTACACGCAGAGAGGTAGCACCAAAGCTTGCTGGTATTGCCAGTCCATGTTGGCCATCTAGCGCTGAAAGGCGGCCTGTCGCAAGAGGGATTGCAGAGAAGAATGCTGATGTTGTCACCCTGCGTCGACCATCTACTGCTGAGAGGCGCCCTATAAAAAGAGAAGCTGCTCCAAAGCATGCCGATGCTGTTCCTCTTCGCAGGCCTTCTACTGCTGAGAGACGCCCTGTTGCCAGAGACAATGGGCTTAAGCATGCTAATGTTGGCAACCCTTGTTGCCCTTCAACTCCTGAACAATGCCTCAGCAGGGGAAGTGCAGCAAAGCATGCTGATGTTGCCATCACGCCTTGTCGCCCTTCAACGGGAGAAAGACGAGCTGTTGCCAAAGAGAATACCCTGAAATTGGATCCAAAAACACCAATAAGGTTGAGAGCAATGCCGGGTAATTCAAATGGTGCTATGGCCACAGCG GCTACTCCCCAGAAGGCAATTACTCGAAATCTTGTTAAAACTAGCAAACCAGAGATGAAAAG CTATGCTAAGGAAAGGTTAGAACTCCAAGTTGGCGGGAAACTAAAATCTAG TTCTGTTAATCTTCCTCCAAGGAAAGTTTTGACTTCGAATGTTGGAGCCAATCGAGTCGTAGAGAACATCAGAAAGCCAAATAAGCAG GGCATTCAGGAGACAGTTGGATCTCGAGTATTTGCATCAAAGAATGCAACTCCTTTGCAGACCGGAAGCGCAAAGACAAGGGTACCAAAT ccgccaccgcctcccccaCCACGCGGGGCATCCCAGTCGCCGAGCAAGCCAAGCCCCAATAAATTGTCTGTTGGTGGTAGAAAGCCAAA GGCTTCTACTCCACACTGGCACTAA
- the LOC125518861 gene encoding cytochrome c, which yields MASFSEAPPGNPDAGAKIFKTKCAQCHTVDAGAGHKQGPNLHGLFGRQSGTTAGYSYSAANKNKAVEWEENTLYDYLLNPKKYIPGTKMVFPGLKKPQDRADLIAYLKKATSS from the exons atggcttCCTTCTCCGAGGCTCCCCCCGGCAACCCCGACGCAGGCGCCAAGATCTTCAAGACCAAGTGCGCCCAGTGCCACACCGTCGACGCCGGCGCCGGCCACAAGCAAG GTCCAAACTTGCATGGTCTGTTTGGGAGGCAGTCGGGTACCACCGCTGGTTACTCCTACTCTGCGGCAAACAAGAACAAGGCTGTGGAGTGGGAGGAGAACACTCTGTATGACTACTTGCTTAATCCTAAGAAG TACATTCCTGGAACCAAGATGGTCTTCCCTGGGCTGAAGAAGCCGCAGGACCGTGCTGATCTCATTGCGTACCTGAAGAAAGCCACCTCCTCTTGA